One window of the Enterobacter huaxiensis genome contains the following:
- the crp gene encoding cAMP-activated global transcriptional regulator CRP translates to MVLGKPQTDPTLEWFLSHCHIHKYPSKSTLIHQGEKAETLYYIVKGSVAVLIKDEEGKEMILSYLNQGDFIGELGLFEEGQERSAWVRAKTACEVAEISYKKFRQLIQVNPDILMRLSSQMARRLQVTSEKVGNLAFLDVTGRIAQTLLNLAKQPDAMTHPDGMQIKITRQEIGQIVGCSRETVGRILKMLEDQNLISAHGKTIVVYGTR, encoded by the coding sequence ATGGTGCTTGGCAAACCGCAAACAGACCCTACTCTCGAATGGTTCTTGTCTCATTGCCACATTCATAAGTACCCATCAAAGAGCACGCTGATTCACCAGGGTGAAAAAGCGGAAACGTTGTATTACATCGTTAAAGGCTCGGTGGCAGTGCTGATCAAAGATGAAGAAGGGAAAGAGATGATCCTTTCTTATCTGAACCAGGGCGATTTCATCGGTGAACTGGGCCTGTTTGAAGAGGGCCAGGAACGTAGCGCCTGGGTTCGTGCAAAGACAGCATGTGAAGTGGCTGAAATTTCTTACAAGAAATTCCGTCAGCTGATTCAGGTAAACCCTGACATCCTGATGCGTCTTTCTTCGCAGATGGCGCGCCGTCTGCAGGTGACATCCGAGAAAGTGGGTAACCTCGCATTCCTGGACGTTACCGGCCGTATTGCACAGACCCTGTTGAACCTGGCAAAACAGCCAGACGCGATGACCCACCCGGACGGCATGCAAATTAAAATTACGCGTCAGGAAATTGGTCAGATCGTCGGCTGCTCCCGCGAAACCGTGGGCCGTATCCTGAAAATGCTGGAAGACCAGAACCTGATCTCCGCCCACGGTAAAACCATCGTGGTCTACGGAACCCGTTAA
- a CDS encoding OsmC family protein: protein MQARVKWVEGLTFLGESASGHQILMDGNSGDKAPSPMEMVLMAAGGCSAIDVVSILQKGRHDVTDCEVKLTSERREEAPRLFTHINLHFIVTGKELKDAAVSRAVDLSAEKYCSVALMLEKAVNITHSYEVIEA from the coding sequence ATGCAAGCGCGTGTGAAATGGGTAGAAGGTTTAACGTTCCTGGGCGAGTCAGCTTCCGGACACCAGATTTTGATGGACGGTAACTCCGGCGACAAAGCGCCAAGCCCGATGGAAATGGTGCTGATGGCGGCGGGTGGCTGCAGCGCAATCGACGTGGTGTCGATTCTGCAAAAAGGCCGTCACGACGTAACCGATTGCGAAGTGAAGCTGACGTCAGAACGTCGCGAAGAGGCGCCACGCCTGTTCACGCACATTAATCTGCACTTTATCGTCACCGGCAAAGAGCTGAAGGACGCGGCGGTTTCGCGCGCGGTTGATCTGTCTGCGGAGAAATACTGCTCCGTGGCGCTCATGCTGGAGAAAGCGGTAAACATCACCCATTCGTATGAGGTGATCGAGGCCTAA
- a CDS encoding phosphoribulokinase — MSARHPVIAVTGSSGAGTTTTSLAFRKIFAQLNLRAAEVEGDSFHRYTRPEMDMAIRKARDLGKHISYFGPDANDFGLLEQTFREYGQSGTGQSRKYLHTYDEAVPWNQVPGTFTPWQPLPEPTDVLFYEGLHGGVVTPHHDVARHVDLLVGVVPIVNLEWIQKLTRDISERGHSREAVMDSVVRSMEDYINFLTPQFSRTHINFQRVPTVDTSNPFAAKTIPSLDESFVVIHFRNLEGIDYPWLLAMLQGSFISHMNTLVVPGGKMGLAMELIMTPLVQRLMEGKQIA, encoded by the coding sequence ATGTCTGCCAGACATCCGGTTATTGCCGTAACGGGCTCAAGCGGTGCGGGTACTACCACCACCAGCCTCGCTTTTCGCAAGATCTTCGCACAGCTGAATCTCCGGGCGGCAGAGGTGGAGGGCGACAGCTTTCACCGCTACACGCGCCCTGAAATGGACATGGCCATCCGCAAGGCGCGCGACCTGGGCAAACACATCAGCTATTTTGGGCCCGATGCCAATGATTTCGGGCTGTTAGAGCAAACCTTCCGCGAATACGGGCAGAGCGGTACCGGGCAGTCCCGCAAGTATCTGCACACCTACGACGAAGCGGTTCCCTGGAACCAGGTGCCGGGAACGTTTACCCCGTGGCAGCCGCTGCCGGAACCGACCGACGTGCTGTTTTATGAAGGGCTGCACGGCGGCGTGGTGACGCCCCATCACGACGTGGCGCGCCACGTGGATCTGCTGGTCGGCGTCGTGCCGATCGTGAACCTGGAGTGGATCCAGAAGCTGACGCGAGATATTAGCGAGCGCGGCCACTCGCGCGAGGCGGTGATGGACTCGGTGGTTCGCTCAATGGAGGATTACATTAACTTCCTGACGCCGCAGTTTTCCCGTACCCATATCAACTTCCAGCGCGTGCCGACGGTGGACACCTCTAATCCGTTTGCGGCGAAAACCATCCCGTCTCTGGATGAGAGCTTTGTGGTAATCCACTTCCGCAACCTCGAAGGCATTGATTACCCCTGGCTGCTGGCGATGCTGCAGGGCTCGTTCATTTCGCACATGAATACGCTGGTGGTGCCGGGGGGAAAAATGGGGCTGGCGATGGAGCTGATCATGACGCCGCTGGTGCAGCGGCTGATGGAAGGGAAGCAGATCGCGTGA
- a CDS encoding YheU family protein: MIIPWQDLSPETLDNLIESFVLREGTDYGEQERSLEQKVSDVKRQLKSGDVVLVWSELHETVNIMPRNAFHG, encoded by the coding sequence ATGATTATCCCCTGGCAGGATCTGTCTCCCGAAACGCTCGATAATCTGATTGAAAGCTTTGTATTACGTGAAGGCACCGATTATGGTGAACAAGAGCGTTCGCTTGAACAAAAGGTCAGCGATGTTAAGCGCCAGCTGAAAAGCGGCGACGTGGTGCTGGTGTGGTCCGAACTGCATGAGACGGTCAATATCATGCCCCGCAACGCGTTTCACGGCTGA
- a CDS encoding hydrolase has protein sequence MTQIIPSDFDIAAEDSAEFVPMRGVANPHLQTMLPRLIRRKVQFTPHWQRLDLPDGDFLDLAWSEDPEQARHKPRLVVFHGLEGSLHSPYAHGLIQAAKARGWLGVVMHFRGCSGEPNRQKRIYHSGETEDGTWFLHWLRENFGTVPTAAVGYSLGGNMLACLLAKEGNAAPLDAAVIVSAPFMLEQCSYHMEKGFSRVYQRYLLNLLKANAARKLKAYPDTLPVSLQQLKRVKRLREFDDLITSKIHGFADAIDYYRQCSAMPLLNQITAPTLIIHAKDDPFMDHHSIPAPDHLPANVQYQLTEYGGHVGFVGGTLRRPKMWLETRIPDWLTSFLDGKK, from the coding sequence ATGACCCAAATCATTCCATCAGACTTCGACATTGCAGCCGAAGACAGCGCCGAATTCGTGCCCATGCGCGGCGTGGCTAACCCCCACCTGCAAACCATGCTGCCGCGCCTGATCCGCCGCAAGGTGCAGTTCACCCCACACTGGCAGCGCCTGGATTTGCCGGACGGCGACTTTTTGGATCTCGCCTGGAGCGAGGACCCCGAGCAGGCCCGGCACAAGCCGCGTCTGGTGGTGTTCCATGGCCTGGAAGGCAGTCTGCATAGCCCCTACGCGCACGGTTTAATCCAGGCGGCGAAGGCCCGCGGCTGGCTTGGCGTGGTGATGCATTTTCGCGGCTGCAGCGGTGAGCCGAATCGCCAGAAGCGCATTTACCATTCCGGTGAAACCGAAGACGGCACCTGGTTCTTACACTGGCTCAGAGAGAATTTTGGCACGGTGCCAACGGCGGCGGTGGGCTATTCCCTGGGCGGAAATATGCTGGCCTGTCTGCTGGCAAAAGAGGGCAACGCCGCGCCGCTGGATGCAGCGGTTATCGTCTCCGCCCCCTTTATGCTCGAACAGTGCAGCTACCATATGGAAAAAGGCTTCTCACGGGTGTATCAGCGCTACCTGCTTAACCTGCTGAAAGCCAACGCCGCGCGCAAGCTTAAGGCCTACCCGGATACGCTCCCCGTCAGCCTGCAGCAGCTCAAGCGCGTGAAGCGTTTGCGCGAGTTTGACGATTTGATTACCTCGAAGATCCACGGTTTTGCCGATGCGATTGACTACTACCGCCAGTGCAGCGCCATGCCGCTGTTGAATCAAATCACCGCGCCGACGCTGATCATCCACGCAAAAGATGATCCGTTTATGGATCATCACTCTATTCCGGCACCGGACCATTTACCGGCCAACGTGCAGTACCAGCTCACCGAGTACGGCGGGCACGTTGGCTTTGTTGGCGGTACGCTGCGCCGGCCCAAAATGTGGCTGGAAACGCGCATTCCCGACTGGCTCACCTCATTTCTGGACGGTAAAAAATGA
- the mdcA gene encoding malonate decarboxylase subunit alpha yields MLSGQTPTRQWNTRRSEKARRLASVPVQGKVLPTGDLVAMLEKLIAPGDKVVLEGNNQKQADFLSRSLAEVNPQIVHDLHMIMPSVGRSEHLDIFEKGIARKLDFSFSGTQSLRISQLLEDGQLEIGAIHTYIELYSRLYVDLSPNVALIAGFKADRKGNLYTGASTEDTPALVEAAAFHDGIVIAQVNELVDDECDLPRVDIPGSWIDYVVVADKPFFIEPLFTRDPRLIKQEHILMAMMAIKGIYAEHQVQSLNHGIGFNTAAIELLLPTYGEQLGLKGKICKHWTLNPHPTLIPAIESGWVESVHCFGGELGMEEYIRARPDVFFTGADGSMRSNRAFCQLAGQYAVDMFIGSTLQVDGYANSSTVTRGRLSGFGGAPNMGHDPHGRRHATPAWLNMITEPDPMQRGKKLVVQMVETFQAGVKPTFVEKLDAVEVAKASGMPLAPVMIYGDDVTHVLTEEGIAYLYRAKDLEERRAMVAAVAGITDIGLGVDAKRVAELRQSGKVLYPEDMGIRRTDATRSLLAAGSVSDLVEWSGGLYNPPAKFRSW; encoded by the coding sequence ATGTTATCTGGGCAAACACCCACCCGGCAATGGAACACCCGACGCAGTGAAAAAGCGCGTCGTCTGGCGTCCGTACCGGTGCAGGGCAAGGTACTGCCAACCGGCGATCTTGTCGCCATGCTGGAAAAACTGATCGCACCGGGCGACAAAGTCGTTCTGGAAGGCAACAACCAGAAGCAGGCGGATTTCCTTTCCCGCTCGCTTGCAGAGGTGAACCCGCAAATCGTTCACGACCTGCATATGATTATGCCGAGCGTCGGCCGCAGCGAGCATCTGGACATCTTTGAAAAAGGCATCGCCCGCAAGCTGGACTTCTCTTTCTCCGGCACGCAGAGCCTGCGAATCTCTCAGCTGCTGGAAGATGGCCAGCTCGAAATCGGTGCGATCCACACCTACATCGAACTTTACTCCCGCCTCTACGTCGACCTCTCGCCAAACGTGGCGCTGATCGCCGGTTTTAAAGCGGACCGCAAAGGCAACCTCTACACCGGGGCGAGTACCGAAGATACCCCGGCGCTGGTGGAAGCCGCCGCGTTCCACGACGGCATCGTCATCGCACAGGTGAACGAGCTGGTGGACGACGAGTGCGACCTGCCGCGCGTCGATATTCCGGGCTCCTGGATCGACTACGTGGTGGTGGCCGACAAGCCGTTCTTTATCGAACCGCTGTTCACCCGCGACCCGCGCCTGATCAAGCAGGAACATATCCTGATGGCGATGATGGCCATCAAAGGCATCTACGCGGAGCACCAGGTGCAGTCCCTGAACCACGGCATCGGCTTTAACACCGCGGCGATCGAGCTGCTGTTGCCCACCTACGGTGAACAGCTCGGCCTGAAGGGAAAAATTTGTAAGCACTGGACGCTGAACCCGCATCCAACGCTGATCCCCGCCATCGAAAGCGGCTGGGTGGAAAGCGTGCACTGCTTCGGCGGCGAGCTGGGGATGGAAGAGTATATCCGCGCCCGTCCGGACGTGTTCTTCACCGGTGCCGACGGCTCCATGCGTTCCAACCGCGCCTTCTGCCAGCTGGCAGGTCAGTACGCGGTGGATATGTTCATCGGCTCCACGCTGCAGGTTGACGGCTACGCCAACTCCTCCACCGTGACCCGCGGTCGTCTTTCCGGCTTCGGCGGTGCGCCAAACATGGGCCATGACCCGCACGGTCGCCGTCATGCTACCCCGGCCTGGCTCAACATGATCACCGAGCCTGACCCAATGCAGCGCGGTAAAAAACTCGTGGTGCAGATGGTGGAAACCTTCCAGGCGGGCGTGAAGCCAACCTTCGTGGAAAAACTCGACGCCGTCGAGGTGGCCAAAGCCTCGGGGATGCCGCTGGCGCCGGTCATGATTTACGGCGATGACGTTACCCACGTGCTGACGGAAGAGGGGATTGCTTACCTCTATCGCGCCAAAGATCTGGAAGAGCGTCGTGCCATGGTTGCCGCCGTCGCGGGTATCACCGATATCGGCCTTGGCGTTGACGCCAAACGCGTGGCGGAACTGCGCCAGAGCGGAAAAGTGTTGTACCCGGAAGATATGGGTATCCGCCGCACCGACGCTACGCGTTCTCTGCTGGCAGCGGGCAGCGTGTCTGACCTCGTTGAGTGGTCCGGCGGTCTGTATAACCCACCTGCGAAATTCCGGAGCTGGTAA
- a CDS encoding triphosphoribosyl-dephospho-CoA synthase: MKLLPQIQVEGGAEWLARTATQCLIDEARLSPKPGLVDSRGNGAHHDLSLALMERSARSLTPTFQALAQQSWQRPADIALRQTVGRLGREGEQEMMAATEGVNTHRGAIWALGLLVSAVAMLGGEANAQAVANTAAQLAKLPDDAAPKVFSKGLRATHRYRVPGAREEAQQAFPHVMQRALPQLRLSRLKGSSETQARLDALMAIMTSLTDTCVLSRAGMEGLDAMQSGARAVLNAGGCATAAGQQALATLDRQMLSLNASPGGAADLLAATLFLDRVETPYSKH; encoded by the coding sequence ATGAAACTTCTGCCCCAGATTCAGGTTGAAGGCGGTGCCGAATGGCTGGCGCGAACCGCCACGCAGTGTCTGATTGACGAAGCACGATTAAGCCCGAAACCCGGTCTGGTGGACAGCCGGGGGAACGGCGCGCACCACGATTTATCGCTTGCGCTGATGGAGCGCTCCGCGCGCAGCCTGACCCCTACGTTTCAGGCGCTGGCGCAGCAGAGCTGGCAGCGGCCGGCAGACATTGCGCTCCGGCAAACCGTCGGGCGTCTTGGCCGCGAAGGCGAGCAGGAGATGATGGCGGCCACCGAGGGCGTTAACACCCACCGCGGCGCAATTTGGGCGCTGGGGCTGCTGGTAAGCGCAGTCGCGATGCTGGGCGGGGAGGCAAATGCTCAGGCCGTCGCGAATACGGCGGCGCAGCTGGCAAAACTGCCGGACGATGCGGCGCCGAAAGTATTCAGCAAAGGCCTGCGCGCCACGCACCGCTACCGCGTGCCGGGTGCCAGAGAAGAAGCTCAGCAGGCGTTTCCGCACGTTATGCAGCGCGCGCTGCCTCAGCTTCGCCTCAGCCGTCTCAAAGGCAGCAGCGAAACGCAGGCCAGGCTCGACGCGCTGATGGCGATCATGACCTCCCTCACCGACACCTGCGTGCTGTCGCGCGCCGGCATGGAGGGGCTGGACGCCATGCAGAGCGGTGCCCGTGCGGTACTGAACGCCGGAGGTTGTGCAACGGCTGCGGGCCAGCAGGCGCTGGCGACCTTAGACCGTCAAATGCTCTCGCTCAACGCCTCGCCGGGCGGCGCTGCCGACCTGCTTGCCGCCACGCTGTTTCTCGACCGCGTCGAAACGCCTTATTCAAAGCATTAA
- the mdcC gene encoding malonate decarboxylase acyl carrier protein — translation MEKITLTVPASRALSGRALAGVVGSGDMEVLFAAEPGQTLTIDITTSVDNSRGRWEALFNRLQTVSSLPAGKLTIHDFGATPGVARIRIEQVFEGVSHA, via the coding sequence ATGGAAAAAATCACATTGACCGTGCCAGCCAGCCGCGCGTTAAGCGGCAGGGCGCTGGCAGGGGTTGTCGGCTCCGGGGATATGGAGGTGTTATTCGCCGCCGAACCGGGCCAGACCTTAACCATTGATATCACCACCTCCGTTGACAACAGCCGTGGTCGCTGGGAGGCGCTGTTCAACCGCCTGCAAACCGTCAGCAGCCTGCCCGCAGGGAAACTGACCATCCACGACTTCGGCGCGACGCCGGGCGTGGCGCGCATTCGTATCGAACAGGTTTTTGAGGGGGTGAGCCATGCGTGA
- a CDS encoding biotin-independent malonate decarboxylase subunit beta: protein MRDDSSFIELKARQRAQALLDDGSYRELLDPFEGIISPWLGPQGIVPQADDGMVVAKGTINGQPAVVVAIEGAFQGGSMGEVSGAKMAAALELAAEDNRNGIPTQAVLCLETGGVRLQEANLGLAAIADIHAAIVDLRRYTPVVGIVAGTVGCFGGMSIAAALCSYLIVTREARLGLNGPQVIEQEAGIEEYDSRDRPFIWSMTGGEVRYQSGLVDALVGDGVNAVKAAMNDAIAKGVPAKHRTDNYDDYLNRLTNFDTRKQADAEQINALFAREVK, encoded by the coding sequence ATGCGTGATGACAGCAGCTTTATCGAATTAAAAGCGCGCCAGCGCGCGCAGGCACTGCTGGATGACGGCAGCTACCGCGAACTGCTGGATCCGTTTGAAGGCATTATTTCTCCGTGGCTTGGGCCGCAGGGCATTGTCCCGCAGGCCGATGACGGCATGGTCGTCGCAAAAGGCACCATCAACGGTCAGCCTGCGGTCGTCGTCGCAATTGAAGGCGCGTTCCAGGGCGGCAGCATGGGCGAAGTGTCCGGCGCCAAAATGGCGGCGGCGCTGGAGCTGGCGGCGGAAGATAACCGCAACGGCATTCCGACTCAGGCGGTGCTGTGCCTCGAAACCGGCGGCGTGCGTCTGCAGGAGGCTAACCTCGGCCTGGCGGCGATTGCCGATATCCACGCGGCGATTGTTGACCTGCGCCGCTACACCCCGGTGGTCGGGATTGTGGCCGGGACCGTGGGCTGCTTCGGCGGGATGTCCATTGCGGCAGCGCTGTGCAGCTACCTGATAGTGACCCGCGAAGCGCGTCTTGGCCTCAACGGCCCGCAGGTTATCGAGCAGGAGGCGGGCATTGAAGAGTACGACTCCCGCGACCGTCCGTTTATCTGGAGCATGACCGGCGGCGAAGTGCGCTATCAAAGCGGCCTGGTGGATGCCCTTGTGGGTGACGGCGTGAACGCGGTGAAAGCGGCGATGAACGACGCGATTGCCAAAGGCGTGCCGGCGAAACACCGCACCGATAACTACGACGATTACCTGAACCGTCTGACGAATTTCGACACCCGCAAGCAGGCCGATGCCGAACAGATTAACGCGCTTTTTGCCCGGGAGGTGAAATGA
- the mdcE gene encoding biotin-independent malonate decarboxylase subunit gamma gives MSNSISRGELWLETLAPNAKRVEGLCLSVQAADGELNGEAVRFVAVVPDANNHFPRAAQGEVGLLEGWTLAKVVSETVAADADKPVKRPIVAVIDVPSQAYGRREEAFGIHQALAGAAAAYANARLAGHPVIGLIVGKAMSGAFLAHGYQANRLIAFNDKGVLIHAMGKESAARITLRTVEALEKLAATIPPMAYDISNYATLGLLSNLLDISNPDAPSDNDLAQVKTTLQQAISDARQDTTLKNRLGADNRRSSALVRERMRASW, from the coding sequence ATGAGTAATTCAATAAGCCGTGGCGAGCTCTGGCTGGAAACCCTCGCCCCGAACGCCAAACGTGTCGAAGGGCTCTGCCTGTCCGTGCAGGCGGCAGACGGCGAGCTGAACGGCGAAGCGGTGCGTTTTGTTGCCGTGGTGCCGGATGCCAACAACCACTTCCCGCGCGCGGCGCAGGGTGAAGTCGGCCTGCTGGAAGGCTGGACGCTGGCGAAGGTGGTCAGCGAAACCGTCGCCGCGGACGCAGACAAGCCCGTCAAACGCCCGATTGTGGCGGTGATTGACGTCCCAAGCCAGGCCTATGGCCGTCGCGAAGAGGCGTTTGGTATCCATCAGGCGCTGGCCGGCGCGGCTGCCGCGTATGCTAACGCGCGTCTGGCCGGCCACCCGGTGATTGGTCTAATCGTCGGCAAGGCGATGTCCGGTGCGTTTCTGGCGCACGGCTACCAGGCCAACCGCCTGATCGCCTTTAACGACAAAGGGGTGCTCATCCACGCGATGGGTAAAGAGTCAGCGGCGCGCATTACCCTGCGTACCGTGGAGGCCCTGGAAAAACTGGCGGCAACCATTCCGCCAATGGCGTACGACATCAGCAACTACGCCACGCTGGGGCTGCTCTCTAACCTGCTGGACATCAGCAACCCGGATGCCCCATCCGATAACGATCTGGCGCAGGTGAAAACCACTCTGCAGCAGGCCATCAGTGACGCACGTCAGGACACCACCTTGAAAAACCGCCTGGGTGCTGACAACCGCCGCAGCTCGGCTCTCGTACGCGAACGTATGCGAGCAAGCTGGTAA
- a CDS encoding AEC family transporter translates to MTYVIVHALAPIFVIMLLGFWAGKAKMVDNKNVSLLNIFVMDFALPAALFSATVQTPWTGIVAQSPLILVLTLAMWITYAAIYFLATKVFKKSPQDAAVLTLTVALPNYAALGLPILGSVLGESSSTSLSVAVSIACGSVLMTPFCLLILEREKARAEGNNSGSTLSMLPVLMWRSIKKPIVMGPLLGVILSAIGIKMPELVLAAIKPLGLSATAAALFLTGVILSARKLQINTMVITSTIAKLLIQPAIAWAIVLIFGLHGSVAITAILMIALSAGFFGVVFGNRFGVQSPDAEAVLLLSSVLCILSLPLFISLTSGM, encoded by the coding sequence ATGACTTACGTAATTGTTCATGCTCTTGCACCGATTTTCGTCATCATGCTGCTGGGATTCTGGGCCGGTAAGGCAAAGATGGTCGATAACAAAAATGTTTCCCTACTTAATATCTTCGTGATGGATTTTGCACTGCCCGCCGCGCTGTTTAGCGCTACCGTGCAAACGCCGTGGACCGGCATCGTGGCCCAGTCGCCGCTGATCCTGGTGCTCACCCTGGCGATGTGGATAACCTATGCGGCCATCTACTTCCTCGCCACCAAAGTCTTTAAAAAATCCCCGCAGGATGCGGCGGTGCTGACGCTTACCGTCGCCCTGCCAAACTACGCGGCGCTCGGTCTGCCAATTCTGGGCAGCGTGCTGGGTGAAAGTTCTTCGACGTCGCTGTCCGTGGCGGTCTCCATCGCCTGCGGTTCCGTACTGATGACCCCGTTCTGCCTGCTGATCCTGGAGCGCGAGAAAGCGCGCGCCGAGGGGAATAACTCGGGTTCAACGCTCTCCATGCTGCCGGTGCTGATGTGGCGTTCCATTAAAAAACCGATCGTGATGGGCCCGCTGCTGGGTGTGATCCTCTCCGCCATCGGCATCAAAATGCCTGAACTGGTGCTTGCCGCGATTAAACCGCTGGGGTTGTCCGCCACCGCTGCGGCGCTGTTCCTGACCGGGGTGATCCTCTCTGCCCGTAAGCTGCAGATCAACACCATGGTTATCACCTCAACCATCGCCAAGCTGCTGATTCAGCCAGCGATTGCCTGGGCGATTGTGCTGATCTTCGGCCTGCACGGCTCCGTGGCGATCACCGCTATCCTGATGATTGCGCTCTCCGCGGGCTTCTTCGGCGTGGTGTTCGGTAACCGCTTTGGCGTGCAGTCGCCGGATGCTGAAGCCGTGCTGCTGTTAAGCTCCGTACTGTGTATCCTGTCGCTGCCGCTGTTTATCTCGCTGACTTCAGGAATGTAA
- a CDS encoding malonate decarboxylase holo-ACP synthase, whose translation MTTTLRPHDLIWLTARDALEGITESWVEAAWHTGLPVVVRRDVDNEGRIPVGVRGLRRDQRAAGWVKPENVLRVVSPEDLSVAADLLRSPFITQPPVQVALQLAQQAWPWTWGITGSTGYALATGIPVIHADSDLDLLIRAPHAVSPDAFAGWQSQLSRALCRADTQVDTPEGGFALAEWLRDGKTLLKTHRGPRLVADPWRREE comes from the coding sequence ATGACCACAACATTACGCCCGCACGACCTCATCTGGCTTACCGCGCGCGACGCGCTGGAAGGCATCACCGAATCCTGGGTGGAGGCGGCCTGGCATACCGGCCTGCCGGTGGTGGTGCGGCGTGATGTTGATAACGAAGGCCGCATTCCCGTTGGCGTGCGCGGCCTGCGTCGCGACCAGCGGGCGGCCGGATGGGTGAAGCCGGAAAACGTGTTGCGCGTGGTTTCGCCCGAGGATCTGAGCGTTGCCGCCGACCTGCTGCGTTCGCCCTTTATAACCCAGCCGCCGGTTCAGGTGGCGCTACAGCTTGCTCAGCAGGCGTGGCCGTGGACGTGGGGCATTACCGGCAGCACCGGCTATGCGCTGGCGACCGGTATTCCGGTGATTCATGCCGACAGCGATCTAGACCTGCTGATCCGCGCCCCGCACGCCGTTTCCCCTGATGCATTTGCTGGCTGGCAGTCTCAGCTTAGTCGGGCGCTGTGTCGGGCGGACACGCAGGTGGATACGCCCGAGGGCGGATTCGCGCTGGCGGAGTGGCTGCGAGACGGCAAAACGCTGCTAAAAACCCACCGCGGACCCCGTCTGGTGGCGGATCCGTGGCGCAGGGAGGAGTGA
- the mdcH gene encoding malonate decarboxylase subunit epsilon has protein sequence MKILFTFPGQGTQHEGMLQNLPGTELTQARKVLGAEVDSLDSTASLTHTRAVQLSLLIAGVAWARELERRGVSPDIVSGLSIGAYPAAVVAGALDFADALTLVALRGDLMEQAYPHGYGLTAIMGLTLPQVETLIEGTGTYVANLNAETQIVIAGTDDGMAQVAGRALAKGASKAKRLAVSVPSHCELLAEPAKKLASAFESVSLSRPRCAYLSGSTGRVLWQPEKIADDLAMNMARTVRWQEAVISANEREARLAIEMPPGGVLTCLTRQAAWEGETISLERSGVDVAVHLAGRLQR, from the coding sequence ATGAAAATACTGTTTACCTTTCCGGGGCAGGGCACGCAGCACGAAGGCATGCTGCAAAACCTGCCGGGAACGGAACTGACTCAGGCGCGCAAGGTGCTTGGCGCTGAGGTCGATAGTCTCGACAGCACCGCATCCCTGACCCATACCCGCGCGGTTCAGCTTTCGCTGCTGATTGCCGGCGTGGCCTGGGCGCGCGAGCTGGAACGCCGCGGCGTGTCGCCGGATATTGTCAGCGGGCTTTCCATCGGCGCTTACCCGGCGGCGGTTGTCGCAGGGGCGCTGGACTTCGCAGACGCGCTTACGCTGGTGGCGCTGCGCGGCGATCTGATGGAGCAGGCTTATCCGCACGGCTACGGCCTGACGGCCATCATGGGCTTAACCCTGCCGCAGGTGGAAACGCTGATTGAAGGCACCGGAACCTACGTTGCTAACCTGAACGCCGAAACGCAGATCGTCATCGCCGGAACCGATGACGGGATGGCGCAGGTCGCCGGGCGCGCGCTGGCGAAAGGGGCAAGCAAGGCCAAACGGCTTGCGGTCAGCGTGCCGTCGCACTGCGAGCTGCTGGCGGAACCGGCGAAAAAGCTGGCGTCGGCGTTTGAATCGGTCAGCCTTTCACGCCCGCGCTGCGCGTACCTGAGCGGCAGCACCGGGCGCGTGCTCTGGCAGCCGGAAAAGATAGCAGACGATCTGGCGATGAACATGGCGCGAACCGTGCGCTGGCAGGAGGCGGTCATTTCCGCTAACGAGCGCGAAGCGCGGCTGGCAATTGAGATGCCGCCAGGCGGCGTACTGACCTGCCTGACGCGTCAGGCGGCGTGGGAAGGGGAAACCATTTCGCTGGAGCGCAGCGGGGTAGACGTGGCGGTGCATCTGGCGGGGCGGCTTCAGCGATGA